From a single Adhaeribacter swui genomic region:
- a CDS encoding class I SAM-dependent methyltransferase, with protein MKRYHLFEFEDLAWFPDFLRQSMMDFLRFMISKIAIYEPIVPFMQQALQHTSQSDILDLCSGGGGGIVGIQQELSKQAGYNVNITLSDKFPNIPAFELIKKQTAGTISYLPEPVDATDVPTRFNNFRTIFSAFHHFKPAMAKAILQDAAHKKVPIGIFEGASKSWFEIALVLFVFPFIILAITPFIKPFRWSRLFFTYLVPIIPLCIMWDGLVSILRLYSPAMLVKLTHEIAAPGYKWEAGKAQHRSGAKIIYLIGYPE; from the coding sequence ATGAAGCGTTATCACTTATTTGAGTTTGAGGATTTAGCCTGGTTTCCGGATTTTTTGCGGCAAAGCATGATGGATTTCTTACGCTTTATGATTAGTAAGATAGCGATTTACGAACCTATAGTACCATTTATGCAACAAGCGCTACAACATACTTCACAATCTGATATTCTGGATTTATGTTCGGGTGGCGGAGGCGGTATTGTCGGTATTCAACAAGAATTAAGCAAACAAGCAGGTTATAATGTAAACATTACCTTAAGCGATAAATTTCCGAATATTCCTGCTTTTGAGTTAATTAAAAAACAAACGGCGGGCACCATTTCCTATCTGCCCGAACCGGTAGATGCGACCGATGTACCTACCCGTTTTAACAACTTCCGGACTATTTTTTCGGCTTTTCACCATTTTAAACCAGCTATGGCAAAGGCCATTTTGCAAGATGCCGCCCACAAGAAAGTACCTATTGGTATTTTTGAAGGAGCCAGCAAAAGCTGGTTCGAAATTGCCTTGGTGCTGTTTGTATTTCCGTTTATTATTCTGGCTATTACCCCGTTTATAAAACCTTTCCGGTGGAGCCGCTTATTTTTTACGTACCTGGTACCGATCATCCCCTTATGTATTATGTGGGACGGCCTGGTTTCTATTTTGCGTTTGTACTCGCCGGCTATGTTGGTAAAGCTTACCCATGAAATTGCGGCACCCGGTTATAAATGGGAAGCCGGCAAAGCCCAACACCGCAGCGGCGCCAAAATTATTTATTTAATTGGCTACCCGGAGTAA
- a CDS encoding UbiA family prenyltransferase, translating to MADALKLMRIPFSVYLMPVYWFALSVLPDFDVAKAIYVFIIIHLFVYPASNGYNSFYDKDESSIGGLKHPPKVTRKLLWLVLLFDFLAIMGSFVLVSLEFTSGIFIYLLVSKAYSYDKIRLKKYPLVSTLVVILFQGAFTFIMVQVGAGTLPAQIMTTTNLLFALVSTLFLCGSYPLTQIYQHHEDAQRGDRTLSLALGITGTFAFSAFSLLLGAGLLLWNYLVTNQIINIFIFLACTAPVVYIFSTWFWQVRKDHTLANFDNTMRMNKVSSLSMSAAFILILLLTR from the coding sequence ATGGCCGATGCTTTAAAATTAATGCGGATTCCTTTTTCGGTGTATTTAATGCCGGTTTATTGGTTTGCCTTAAGCGTGCTACCAGATTTTGATGTTGCTAAAGCTATTTACGTTTTTATAATCATCCACTTATTCGTTTATCCGGCGAGTAATGGCTACAACTCTTTTTACGACAAAGACGAAAGCAGCATTGGAGGCTTAAAACACCCACCCAAGGTTACCCGAAAGTTACTGTGGTTGGTTCTTTTGTTTGACTTTCTAGCCATAATGGGCTCTTTTGTGCTGGTTTCGCTGGAGTTTACTTCCGGCATATTTATTTATCTGTTGGTTTCTAAGGCGTACAGTTACGATAAAATCCGGTTAAAAAAGTATCCTCTGGTAAGTACCCTGGTGGTTATCCTATTCCAAGGAGCCTTTACTTTTATAATGGTGCAGGTTGGTGCAGGTACTTTACCCGCCCAGATCATGACTACCACCAATTTACTTTTTGCTTTAGTAAGCACCTTGTTTTTGTGTGGCTCGTACCCGCTTACCCAGATTTACCAACACCACGAAGATGCCCAACGCGGCGACCGTACTTTAAGCCTTGCCCTGGGCATAACGGGCACTTTTGCTTTTTCGGCTTTTAGTTTGTTGCTTGGAGCAGGCTTACTGCTCTGGAATTATTTAGTAACGAACCAGATAATCAATATTTTTATATTTCTGGCTTGCACTGCACCGGTAGTTTATATTTTTAGCACCTGGTTTTGGCAGGTCCGTAAAGATCACACTTTGGCCAATTTTGACAATACCATGCGCATGAACAAAGTATCATCCCTCAGCATGAGCGCCGCCTTTATTTTAATCTTATTACTTACCCGGTAG
- the rho gene encoding transcription termination factor Rho, with the protein MYNIEELKDRLLSELKEIAEGLGVTSFNRLSKQDLIYKILDQQAITPPEKLPKKYKTPARTQSVAVVENAPATANQGLIDFDAATPAPTAPEKAPEPAIALDAAPAAPVARPETPRRQTTRREPRERTTTPVVREEPVREARPVREAATAAPVEVPSVREIRPVRERDNNGARENREPAAPREKREPVREMAREEKEQVTALRENRENVQPVTPAPAREPVTPPARENREAGQTQPQPQPRDNREVTREPMPPRENRDNQPRENRDNQPRENRDNNNQPRKVNNGPQPNANVNNNNFKEFDGVIINEGVLELMQDGYGFLRSTYYNYLASPDDIYVSPSQIKLFALKTGDTVKGQIRPPKEGEKYFALLKVDSINGRTTEEIRDRIPFQHLTPLFPEERLKLTTKASQYSTRIMDLFAPIGKGQRGMIVAQPKTGKTVLLKEIANAISENHPEVYLMILLIDERPEEVTDMARSVNAEVIASTFDETAERHVKISSIVLDKAKRMVECGHDVVILLDSITRLARAYNTVVPSSGKILSGGVDANALHKPKRFFGAARNVENGGSLTIIATALIDTGSKMDEVIFEEFKGTGNMELQLDRKLANKRIYPAIDVPASGTRREDLLMDKDELNRVWILRKFMSDMNSVEAMEFLKDRMKGTKDNDEFLISMNS; encoded by the coding sequence ATGTACAATATTGAAGAGTTGAAAGATAGACTTCTTTCAGAGCTAAAAGAGATTGCAGAAGGTCTTGGCGTAACGAGCTTTAACCGGCTGAGCAAACAAGACCTCATCTACAAGATCTTAGATCAACAAGCCATTACCCCTCCCGAAAAACTTCCTAAAAAATACAAAACACCAGCCCGTACCCAATCCGTAGCCGTTGTAGAAAATGCCCCCGCTACTGCCAACCAAGGCCTGATAGATTTTGACGCTGCTACTCCGGCACCAACCGCTCCGGAAAAAGCACCTGAGCCAGCTATTGCTTTAGATGCTGCCCCCGCTGCGCCGGTAGCGCGTCCGGAAACACCACGCCGGCAAACTACTCGCCGGGAACCCCGGGAGCGGACCACAACCCCGGTAGTGCGGGAAGAGCCCGTTCGGGAAGCCCGGCCAGTGCGGGAAGCCGCTACCGCCGCCCCCGTAGAAGTACCGTCCGTCCGCGAAATAAGACCGGTTCGGGAAAGAGATAACAATGGTGCCCGGGAAAACCGGGAGCCAGCAGCCCCGCGCGAGAAACGGGAACCAGTTCGGGAAATGGCCCGGGAAGAGAAAGAGCAAGTAACAGCGCTTCGCGAAAACAGAGAAAATGTACAACCGGTAACCCCGGCCCCGGCGCGGGAACCCGTAACACCACCTGCGCGCGAAAACCGGGAAGCAGGACAGACGCAACCACAACCGCAACCGCGCGATAACCGCGAAGTAACCCGGGAGCCAATGCCTCCCCGTGAAAACCGGGATAATCAGCCCCGCGAGAACCGCGACAATCAACCGCGCGAAAACCGGGATAACAATAACCAACCGCGTAAGGTAAATAATGGGCCCCAGCCTAATGCCAACGTTAATAACAATAACTTTAAAGAATTCGACGGAGTTATTATTAACGAAGGGGTGTTGGAGTTAATGCAGGATGGTTATGGTTTCTTGCGTTCTACCTATTATAATTATTTGGCTAGCCCCGATGATATTTATGTTTCGCCGTCGCAGATTAAATTGTTTGCTTTAAAAACCGGTGACACCGTTAAAGGCCAGATTCGTCCGCCAAAAGAAGGTGAAAAGTATTTTGCTTTGTTAAAAGTGGATTCTATTAATGGCCGTACTACCGAAGAAATCCGCGACCGCATTCCTTTCCAGCACTTAACGCCTTTATTTCCGGAAGAACGCTTAAAGCTGACTACCAAAGCCAGCCAGTATTCTACCCGGATTATGGATTTGTTTGCACCTATTGGTAAAGGCCAACGGGGTATGATTGTGGCCCAGCCTAAAACCGGTAAAACAGTATTATTAAAAGAAATTGCGAACGCTATCTCGGAAAACCACCCGGAAGTTTACCTCATGATCTTGTTGATTGATGAGCGTCCGGAAGAGGTGACCGATATGGCCCGTAGCGTTAATGCCGAGGTAATTGCGTCTACTTTCGACGAAACTGCCGAGCGCCACGTAAAAATTTCGAGCATTGTATTGGATAAAGCCAAACGCATGGTAGAGTGCGGGCACGATGTAGTAATATTACTGGATTCCATTACCCGTTTAGCACGGGCTTATAATACCGTGGTACCTAGCTCCGGTAAAATATTGTCGGGTGGGGTGGATGCCAACGCCTTGCACAAACCAAAACGCTTTTTTGGAGCGGCTCGTAACGTAGAAAACGGCGGTTCTTTAACTATTATCGCTACTGCCTTAATTGATACCGGTTCTAAAATGGACGAGGTTATTTTTGAAGAATTTAAAGGTACCGGTAACATGGAATTGCAGCTGGATCGGAAACTGGCGAACAAACGGATTTACCCAGCGATTGATGTGCCGGCTTCGGGTACCCGCCGCGAAGACTTGTTAATGGACAAAGACGAACTAAACCGCGTTTGGATTTTGCGTAAGTTTATGTCGGATATGAACTCTGTAGAAGCCATGGAGTTCCTGAAAGACCGCATGAAAGGCACTAAAGACAATGACGAGTTTTTGATTTCGATGAACAGTTAA